In Phycisphaerae bacterium, one genomic interval encodes:
- a CDS encoding DMT family transporter, giving the protein MKPGLVATFRQFSAAVSIKGLIAVAVWGASFVATRMALATLNPFGLVAARLLMGAALLALVIRVRGGRLWPVRRDLPACVFLGVILSVHLLMQAYGLRYTTAIQTGWIIGFIPVTIALGAWLTRQQRLSALGWSGVALGSGGVLIVTLAKSQAFALAHWGNLLQVASCLTWTVYTLTATGPNARNGVLCVTTFGMAVAAGIAALATIWAGAWSGPPTAASLGALVFLGLICSGVAYYLWFAAQRDHGPARVGSLLYVEPFVALLTGALLLHEPVTLHALFGGLCVLAGVWLVARGARQ; this is encoded by the coding sequence ATGAAGCCCGGCTTGGTCGCTACCTTTCGCCAGTTCTCCGCCGCCGTCTCAATCAAGGGCCTCATTGCCGTCGCCGTGTGGGGCGCGTCATTTGTCGCCACGCGGATGGCGCTGGCGACGCTCAATCCGTTCGGACTCGTGGCAGCACGGCTGCTCATGGGGGCCGCGTTGCTGGCGCTGGTCATTCGGGTGCGCGGCGGCCGGTTGTGGCCGGTGCGGCGCGACTTGCCGGCGTGCGTCTTCCTGGGCGTGATCCTGAGTGTGCACCTGCTCATGCAGGCCTACGGGCTGCGCTACACAACCGCGATCCAGACGGGGTGGATCATCGGGTTCATTCCGGTCACCATCGCGCTCGGCGCGTGGCTGACGCGCCAGCAGCGGCTCAGCGCGCTCGGCTGGTCCGGCGTCGCGCTCGGCAGCGGCGGCGTGCTGATCGTCACGCTGGCGAAGTCGCAGGCATTTGCCCTGGCGCACTGGGGCAACCTGCTGCAGGTCGCATCGTGCCTGACCTGGACGGTGTACACGCTGACCGCGACCGGCCCCAACGCCCGCAACGGCGTCCTGTGCGTGACCACGTTCGGCATGGCGGTCGCGGCGGGCATCGCAGCGCTGGCGACCATCTGGGCTGGCGCGTGGAGCGGCCCGCCCACTGCTGCTTCGCTCGGCGCGCTCGTGTTCCTGGGGCTCATCTGCAGCGGCGTAGCATACTACTTGTGGTTCGCGGCCCAGCGCGATCATGGGCCGGCGCGCGTTGGATCGCTGCTGTATGTCGAGCCGTTCGTTGCCCTCCTGACTGGGGCGCTGCTGCTGCACGAGCCGGTCACGCTGCACGCGTTGTTCGGCGGTCTGTGCGTGCTGGCCGGCGTGTGGCTCGTCGCGCGCGGCGCCCGTCAGTAG